A single Eubalaena glacialis isolate mEubGla1 chromosome 18, mEubGla1.1.hap2.+ XY, whole genome shotgun sequence DNA region contains:
- the CACNG7 gene encoding voltage-dependent calcium channel gamma-7 subunit — MSHCSSRALTLLSSVFGACGLLLVGIAVSTDYWLYMEEGTVLPQNQTTEVKMALHAGLWRVCFFAGREKGRCVASEYFLEPEINLVTENTENILKTVRTATPFPMVSLFLVFTAFVISNIGHIRPQRTILAFVSGIFFILSGLSLVVGLVLYISSINDEVMNRPSSSEQYFHYRYGWSFAFAASSFLLKEGAGVMSVYLFTKRYAEEEMYRPHPAFYRPRLSDCSDYSGQFLQPEAWRRGRSPSDISSDVSIQMTQNYPPAIKYPDHLHISTSPC; from the exons ATGAGTCACTGCAGTAGTCGTGCCCTGACCCTGCTGAGCAGCGTGTTTGGTGCGTGTGGCCTGCTGCTTGTGGGCATCGCGGTCAGCACAGACTACTGGCTGTACATGGAAGAGGGAACGGTGTTGCCACAGAACCAGACCACGGAGGTCAAGATGGCGCTGCATGCCGGCCTATGGCGCGTCTGCTTCTTCGCAG GCCGGGAAAAGGGTCGCTGCGTGGCCTCAGAATATTTCCTTGAACCGGAGATCAACTTGGTGACGGAAAACACGGAGAATATTCTGA AGACAGTGCGCACAGCCACCCCCTTCCCCATGGTCAGTCTCTTCCTCGTGTTCACCGCCTTCGTCATCAGCAACATCGGTCACATCCGCCCACAGAGGACCATTCTGGCCTTCGTTTCTGGCATCTTCTTCATCCTATCGG GCCTCTCCTTGGTGGTGGGCTTGGTTCTTTACATTTCCAGCATCAACGACGAGGTCATGAACAGGCCCAGCAGCTCCGAGCAGTATTTCCACTATCGCTACGGGTGGTCTTTTGCCTTCGCAGCTTCCTCCTTCCTACTCAAAGAG GGAGCTGGCGTGATGTCCGTGTACCTGTTCACCAAGCGCTACGCGGAGGAGGAGATGTACCGTCCGCACCCGGCCTTCTACCGCCCGCGTCTCAGCGACTGCTCCGACTACTCGGGCCAGTTTCTGCAGCCCGAGGCGTGGCGCCGCGGCCGCAGCCCCTCCGACATCTCTAGCGACGTATCCATCCAGATGACGCAGAACTACCCTCCAGCCATCAAGTACCCGGACCACCTGCACATCTCCACCTCGCCCTGCTGA